A section of the Agromyces aurantiacus genome encodes:
- the qcrB gene encoding cytochrome bc1 complex cytochrome b subunit, giving the protein MSTATTRAPQRRTFTAAASNYIDERTSLSTFVKELGRKAFPDHWSFLLGEIALFSFVVILITGTFLTFFFQASMAEVEYAGSYVPLKGVEMSVAMASTLDISFDIRGGLFVRQMHHWAALMFVAAIGLHMLRIFFTGAFRKPRELNWVIGFVMFILAMGEGFTGYSLPDDLLSGNGLRIIDGMIKGIPLIGTWTSFLLFGGEFPGTAIVGRLYTLHILLLPLILLALIAVHLLFVVVHKHTHYAAPGRTQMNAVGPPILPIYAAKAGGFFFLVFGVLALIASMFTINPIWNYGPYDPSPVSAGTQPDWYIGFADGALRLIPPGWEFVLFDRTWSFNILVPLIGLGLFIATVLIYPFIEAWVTGDKREHHIADRPRNMPTRTAIGAAGVTFYAVLWAAASSDLIATHFMLTMEGVIHTLQALLFLGPIIAYFVTKRVCIALQKKDREIVLHGYESGRIVKLPGGEFIEVHQPLDEYDRWRLVSYDTYEPLMLRPNDRGKITTGQRLRAGMSRWFFEDRIAPVTKGELEASHSNHH; this is encoded by the coding sequence TTGAGCACCGCAACCACCCGCGCACCGCAGCGCCGCACCTTCACCGCGGCGGCCTCGAACTACATCGATGAACGCACCAGCCTGTCGACGTTCGTCAAGGAGCTCGGCCGCAAGGCGTTCCCCGACCACTGGTCGTTCCTCCTCGGCGAGATCGCACTCTTCAGCTTCGTCGTCATCCTGATCACCGGCACGTTCCTGACGTTCTTCTTCCAGGCCTCGATGGCCGAGGTCGAGTACGCCGGCTCGTACGTGCCGCTCAAGGGCGTCGAGATGTCGGTCGCCATGGCATCGACGCTCGACATCTCGTTCGACATCCGCGGCGGCCTCTTCGTGCGCCAGATGCACCACTGGGCGGCGCTCATGTTCGTCGCCGCGATCGGCCTGCACATGCTGCGCATCTTCTTCACGGGTGCGTTCCGCAAGCCGCGCGAGCTGAACTGGGTCATCGGCTTCGTGATGTTCATCCTGGCCATGGGCGAGGGCTTCACCGGGTACTCGCTGCCCGACGACCTCCTCTCCGGCAACGGCCTGCGGATCATCGACGGCATGATCAAGGGCATCCCGCTCATCGGCACGTGGACCTCGTTCCTGCTCTTCGGCGGCGAGTTCCCGGGAACGGCGATCGTGGGTCGCCTCTACACGCTGCACATCCTGCTGCTGCCCCTCATCCTGCTCGCGCTCATCGCCGTGCACCTGCTGTTCGTGGTCGTGCACAAGCACACGCACTACGCGGCGCCCGGCCGCACGCAGATGAACGCGGTCGGCCCGCCCATCCTGCCGATCTACGCGGCGAAGGCCGGCGGATTCTTCTTCCTCGTCTTCGGTGTCCTCGCGCTCATCGCCTCGATGTTCACGATCAACCCGATCTGGAACTACGGTCCGTACGACCCGTCGCCCGTCTCGGCGGGGACGCAGCCCGACTGGTACATCGGCTTCGCCGACGGCGCGCTGCGCCTCATCCCGCCGGGCTGGGAGTTCGTGCTCTTCGACCGGACCTGGTCGTTCAACATCCTCGTGCCGCTGATCGGGCTCGGCCTGTTCATCGCCACGGTGCTGATCTACCCGTTCATCGAGGCGTGGGTCACGGGCGACAAGCGCGAGCACCACATCGCCGACCGTCCGCGCAACATGCCCACCCGGACGGCCATCGGCGCCGCCGGAGTGACGTTCTACGCGGTGCTCTGGGCCGCGGCGAGCTCCGACCTCATCGCCACGCACTTCATGCTGACGATGGAGGGCGTGATCCACACGCTCCAGGCGCTGCTGTTCCTCGGGCCGATCATCGCCTACTTCGTCACGAAGCGCGTCTGCATCGCGCTGCAGAAGAAGGACCGCGAGATCGTGCTGCACGGCTACGAGTCCGGCCGCATCGTGAAGCTGCCCGGCGGCGAGTTCATCGAGGTGCACCAGCCCCTCGACGAGTACGACCGCTGGCGCCTCGTCAGCTACGACACGTACGAGCCGCTCATGCTGCGTCCGAACGACCGCGGCAAGATCACCACGGGGCAGCGGCTCCGCGCGGGCATGTCGCGCTGGTTCTTCGAGGACCGCATCGCGCCGGTCACGAAGGGCGAGCTCGAGGCCTCGCACTCCAACCACCACTGA
- the qcrA gene encoding cytochrome bc1 complex Rieske iron-sulfur subunit — protein MAQDDHSGTELAAADSSHAANVPAVKTGTALIQADAFENPGFPPHRPRVTDEDPKKERRAQRTVYTLFYLSILGSVWAIAAYMLFPIESNDVGQVRLNNMFIGLGAALALLGIGFGAVHWAKSLMADVELADERHKIGGNEVARAGAIQVFQDADRESGFTRRAVVRNSLIGALLVFPLPAVVLFRGLAPQDQHPVELLSHTMWKKGTRLTLDPSGVAIKASDVTIGSAFHVIPEGLAELHEGKLEEKAKAAVLLMRLNPEELNETEERKSWSYDGIVAYSKICTHVGCPVALYEQHTHHLLCPCHQSQFDVANHCEVIFGPAARPLPQLPITVDDEGYLVAQSDFTEPVGPSFWERH, from the coding sequence ATGGCACAGGACGACCACAGCGGCACCGAACTCGCCGCTGCCGACTCGTCGCACGCCGCGAACGTTCCCGCCGTCAAGACGGGCACCGCACTCATCCAGGCCGACGCGTTCGAGAACCCCGGGTTCCCGCCGCACCGCCCGCGCGTCACCGACGAGGACCCGAAGAAGGAGCGCCGGGCGCAGCGCACGGTCTACACGCTCTTCTACCTCTCGATCCTCGGCAGCGTGTGGGCCATCGCGGCGTACATGCTGTTCCCGATCGAGTCGAACGACGTCGGCCAGGTGCGCCTGAACAACATGTTCATCGGCCTCGGCGCGGCGCTCGCCCTGCTCGGCATCGGATTCGGCGCCGTCCACTGGGCGAAGTCGCTGATGGCCGACGTCGAGCTCGCCGACGAGCGCCACAAGATCGGCGGCAACGAGGTCGCGCGTGCCGGCGCCATCCAGGTCTTCCAGGACGCCGACCGCGAGTCCGGCTTCACGCGTCGTGCGGTCGTCCGCAACAGCCTCATCGGTGCCCTGCTGGTCTTCCCGCTGCCCGCCGTCGTGCTCTTCCGCGGCCTCGCACCGCAGGACCAGCACCCGGTCGAGCTGCTCAGCCACACCATGTGGAAGAAGGGCACGCGCCTCACGCTCGACCCGTCGGGCGTGGCCATCAAGGCGTCCGACGTCACGATCGGCAGTGCCTTCCATGTCATCCCCGAGGGTCTCGCCGAGCTCCACGAGGGCAAGCTCGAGGAGAAGGCCAAGGCCGCCGTGCTCCTCATGCGCCTCAACCCCGAGGAACTCAACGAGACCGAGGAGCGCAAGTCCTGGTCGTACGACGGCATCGTCGCGTACTCCAAGATCTGCACCCACGTGGGCTGCCCCGTCGCACTGTACGAGCAGCACACGCACCACCTGCTCTGCCCGTGCCACCAGTCGCAGTTCGACGTGGCCAACCACTGCGAGGTCATCTTCGGACCGGCCGCCCGGCCGCTGCCGCAGCTGCCCATCACGGTCGACGACGAGGGCTACCTCGTCGCGCAGAGCGACTTCACCGAACCCGTGGGCCCGAGCTTCTGGGAGCGTCATTGA
- the qcrC gene encoding cytochrome bc1 complex diheme cytochrome c subunit, whose protein sequence is MTRSKRRTGRRHPLATVALLALGLVFTGGAYAAFSTTTAQAEPSPTSQQTIEEGKKLFQANCATCHGLEAQGTSEGPSLIGVGAAAVDFQVGTGRMPMQMQGPQAQVKPVQFTDEQVKQLAYYVASLGPGPDIPADHLVNGGGDAANGAELFRVNCAMCHNVAGAGGALTEGKYAPPLTEVTGVHIYEAMVTGPQNMPVFNDLNISPEDKRDIITYLQYVQDNRSPGGFELGSLGPVAEGLFIWIFGLGAIVAITVWITAKSN, encoded by the coding sequence ATGACCCGCTCGAAGCGACGCACCGGACGCCGGCACCCGCTCGCCACCGTCGCGCTGCTCGCGCTCGGCCTCGTGTTCACCGGCGGCGCCTACGCCGCCTTCAGCACGACCACGGCCCAGGCCGAGCCCTCCCCCACCTCGCAGCAGACCATCGAGGAGGGCAAGAAGCTCTTCCAGGCCAACTGCGCCACGTGCCACGGGCTCGAGGCGCAGGGCACGTCGGAGGGCCCCAGCCTCATCGGCGTGGGTGCCGCCGCAGTCGACTTCCAGGTCGGCACCGGCCGCATGCCCATGCAGATGCAGGGGCCGCAGGCGCAGGTCAAGCCCGTGCAGTTCACCGACGAGCAGGTCAAGCAGCTCGCGTACTACGTCGCGTCCCTCGGCCCCGGCCCCGACATCCCCGCCGACCACCTCGTCAACGGCGGCGGCGACGCGGCCAACGGCGCCGAGCTGTTCCGGGTCAACTGCGCGATGTGCCACAACGTCGCCGGCGCGGGCGGCGCGCTCACCGAGGGCAAGTACGCGCCCCCGCTCACCGAGGTCACGGGCGTGCACATCTACGAGGCCATGGTCACGGGCCCGCAGAACATGCCGGTCTTCAACGACCTGAACATCTCGCCCGAGGACAAGCGCGACATCATCACCTACCTGCAGTACGTCCAGGACAACCGTTCGCCCGGCGGCTTCGAGCTCGGCTCGCTCGGCCCCGTGGCGGAGGGCCTGTTCATCTGGATCTTCGGTCTCGGCGCCATCGTCGCGATCACCGTGTGGATCACGGCGAAGTCCAACTAG
- the ctaE gene encoding aa3-type cytochrome oxidase subunit III — protein sequence MGSVTSTSLTYQASAPVIKRPNTVAVGTIVWLGSEVMFFAGLFAIYFTLRSTSPDLWAFEADRLNFPFSLTNTIILVASSFTCQFGVFAAERSQPYRTGWKPTQWGMVEWFFLTYAMGAIFVAGQVWEYAQLVSEGIAIDSNSYGSAFYLTTGFHGLHVTGGLLAFLFVIGRTFAVKNFGHKEATSAIVVSYYWHFVDVVWIGLFLVIYVLR from the coding sequence ATGGGGAGCGTGACGAGCACCTCTTTGACGTATCAGGCGAGCGCGCCCGTGATCAAGCGCCCCAACACCGTGGCCGTGGGCACGATCGTGTGGCTCGGCAGCGAGGTCATGTTCTTCGCGGGACTCTTCGCGATCTACTTCACGCTGCGCTCGACGTCCCCCGACCTGTGGGCGTTCGAGGCGGACCGCCTGAACTTCCCGTTCTCCCTGACGAACACGATCATCCTCGTGGCCTCGTCGTTCACCTGCCAGTTCGGCGTGTTCGCCGCCGAGCGCAGCCAGCCGTACCGCACCGGGTGGAAGCCCACCCAGTGGGGCATGGTCGAGTGGTTCTTCCTCACCTATGCGATGGGCGCGATCTTCGTCGCCGGCCAGGTCTGGGAGTACGCGCAGCTGGTCTCCGAGGGCATCGCGATCGACTCGAACTCCTACGGGTCCGCGTTCTACCTGACCACCGGCTTCCACGGCCTGCACGTCACGGGTGGCCTGCTCGCGTTCCTGTTCGTCATCGGCCGCACCTTCGCGGTCAAGAACTTCGGTCACAAGGAAGCCACCAGCGCCATCGTCGTGTCCTACTACTGGCACTTCGTCGACGTGGTGTGGATCGGCCTCTTCCTCGTCATCTACGTCCTCAGGTAA
- the trpD gene encoding anthranilate phosphoribosyltransferase yields the protein MSPTHSWPAILNALIEGDDLSVSDAAWCMEQVMTGAATEAQLAAFLVALRLKGETVDEIVGFRDAILEHAVELPVDPMALDIVGTGGDRFGTVNVSTMASVVCAAAGVPVIKHGNKAASSASGSSDVLGALGLDLTLPGHRVAEVLDEVGITFAFAAAFHPGFKHAGPVRAQLGVPTVFNFLGPLCNPARPEASAVGVAQLDRVPLIVGVFQTRGATALVFRGDDGLDELTTTGHSHVWEVSRGTVKEHDLDPRELGIPRATIEQLQGGDAAHNAAIVHEVLAGARGPVRDIVVLNAAAGLVAFELAKDPSQVQRTILERFHEKMAVAEGAIDSGAAARKLEQWVAATRR from the coding sequence ATGTCCCCGACGCACAGCTGGCCCGCGATCCTGAACGCCCTGATCGAGGGCGACGACCTCAGCGTGTCGGATGCGGCGTGGTGCATGGAGCAGGTCATGACGGGCGCCGCGACGGAGGCGCAGCTCGCGGCGTTCCTCGTCGCGCTGCGCCTGAAGGGCGAGACGGTCGACGAGATCGTCGGGTTCCGCGACGCGATCCTCGAGCACGCGGTCGAGCTCCCGGTGGACCCGATGGCCCTCGATATCGTCGGCACGGGCGGCGACCGGTTCGGCACCGTGAACGTCTCGACCATGGCGTCCGTCGTGTGCGCCGCCGCCGGCGTCCCGGTGATCAAGCACGGCAACAAGGCGGCCAGTTCCGCATCGGGATCCTCCGACGTGCTGGGCGCGCTCGGACTCGACCTGACGCTGCCCGGCCACCGCGTGGCCGAGGTGCTCGACGAGGTCGGCATCACCTTCGCGTTCGCTGCCGCGTTCCACCCCGGTTTCAAGCACGCCGGCCCCGTCCGCGCGCAGCTCGGCGTGCCCACCGTGTTCAACTTCCTCGGCCCGCTCTGCAACCCGGCCCGGCCCGAGGCGTCCGCCGTCGGCGTCGCCCAGCTCGACCGCGTCCCGCTCATCGTCGGCGTCTTCCAGACGCGCGGCGCGACCGCGCTGGTCTTCCGCGGCGACGACGGCCTCGACGAGCTGACGACCACGGGCCACAGCCACGTGTGGGAGGTCTCGCGCGGCACCGTGAAGGAGCACGACCTCGACCCGCGCGAGCTCGGCATCCCGCGGGCGACGATCGAGCAGCTGCAGGGCGGGGATGCCGCGCACAACGCGGCGATCGTGCACGAGGTGCTCGCCGGCGCGCGCGGCCCGGTCCGCGACATCGTGGTGCTCAACGCGGCCGCGGGACTCGTGGCCTTCGAGCTCGCGAAGGATCCGAGCCAGGTGCAGCGCACGATCCTCGAGCGGTTCCACGAGAAGATGGCCGTCGCGGAGGGCGCGATCGACAGCGGAGCGGCCGCACGCAAGCTCGAGCAGTGGGTCGCGGCCACGCGACGCTGA